The following coding sequences lie in one Mycobacterium gordonae genomic window:
- a CDS encoding DUF4407 domain-containing protein, protein MRAHENSEQRSVVTRIAALLTWLGGGHAGELGERHERSTHAVAGAVVVLGAVLAWLVAALAVTSAVATAPIWVVVSATLVFGLLIGAVTRGVAGGPARGWSGTAGRAAVAVAVGVVVGELAALVLFSGSIDRRLDERALRTADSAPAVAQAAASLQQARAARSALDGTVDQARGHLDNALVIARCEYNPTPACPQTRITGVPGRGPETRTANELLGDAQRELDSALAARERQAPTLDAAVSRNEQALADARGAVIADAGRGLGARWVAMNDLTLDSAGALVLRMLTVAFFALLYLLPLILRTWRGETTHDRHASARAERERAELEAETAIAIKRAEVRQAAEIMWAEHQLTQTRLAIEAQAEIDREHHRRRVVEALDAPVHASSERTFEPVEEDMYLPIAAEAEAASRAVAQLPAADRDVQPPVIEYLPAPAEPVVAAVEHYEAPATTEVNDEHRAPLIPSIPDATKAAARWIRPLVPPFVARVIDNTTQPLRTARQVFEEVEEIAFSLKRTRKVTMNTESSDGGGQQQPPQPPQQPLQAPAPTATGPGIHRIDSSRGRAAHPGYDDDYAQVRGRHQQPSLDQVSTPDMAGLSVGTSGSEGRRELVEREGPRELRGPEGPRQLPPAK, encoded by the coding sequence ATGCGCGCGCACGAAAACTCTGAGCAGCGCTCGGTCGTCACGCGGATCGCGGCGCTGCTGACCTGGCTGGGTGGCGGACACGCAGGCGAGCTCGGGGAACGCCACGAGCGGTCCACCCACGCCGTCGCGGGAGCGGTGGTGGTGCTCGGCGCCGTGCTCGCGTGGCTGGTCGCCGCCCTGGCGGTCACGTCCGCGGTTGCCACGGCCCCGATCTGGGTCGTTGTTTCGGCGACCCTCGTTTTCGGCCTGCTGATCGGAGCGGTCACCCGTGGCGTCGCCGGTGGTCCGGCTCGCGGTTGGTCCGGCACGGCAGGTCGTGCGGCGGTGGCGGTCGCCGTCGGTGTGGTCGTCGGCGAGCTCGCCGCCCTCGTACTGTTCTCGGGGTCCATCGATCGCCGCCTCGACGAGCGTGCGCTGCGCACGGCTGACTCGGCCCCGGCCGTCGCCCAGGCAGCGGCGTCTCTGCAGCAGGCGCGCGCGGCGCGCAGCGCCCTGGACGGCACCGTCGACCAGGCTCGCGGACACCTGGACAACGCTCTGGTGATCGCGCGCTGCGAGTACAACCCGACTCCTGCGTGCCCGCAAACCCGAATCACCGGCGTTCCCGGTCGTGGACCTGAGACCCGGACGGCAAACGAGCTGCTCGGCGATGCGCAGCGCGAGTTGGACAGCGCGCTGGCCGCCCGCGAACGCCAGGCACCAACGCTGGACGCCGCGGTTTCCCGCAACGAGCAGGCCCTTGCCGATGCGCGGGGTGCCGTGATAGCCGATGCCGGTCGCGGCCTGGGCGCGCGCTGGGTCGCGATGAATGACCTGACCCTGGACAGCGCCGGGGCGCTGGTTTTGCGCATGCTGACGGTCGCGTTCTTTGCGCTGCTGTATCTGCTGCCCTTGATCTTGCGAACGTGGCGCGGCGAGACCACCCACGATCGCCACGCCAGCGCACGCGCAGAACGTGAACGCGCCGAGCTGGAGGCCGAGACCGCGATCGCGATCAAACGGGCCGAGGTGCGCCAGGCAGCCGAAATCATGTGGGCCGAGCACCAACTCACTCAGACGCGCCTTGCCATCGAGGCCCAGGCCGAGATCGATCGCGAACACCACCGCCGTCGGGTGGTCGAGGCGCTCGATGCCCCGGTGCACGCGTCGTCGGAACGTACCTTCGAACCAGTGGAGGAAGACATGTACCTACCGATCGCCGCCGAAGCCGAGGCCGCAAGCCGGGCGGTGGCCCAGTTGCCCGCCGCAGACCGGGACGTGCAGCCGCCGGTCATCGAGTATCTGCCGGCACCGGCCGAACCCGTTGTGGCAGCCGTCGAGCACTACGAAGCGCCGGCCACCACCGAGGTGAACGACGAGCACCGCGCGCCGCTGATTCCGTCGATCCCGGACGCGACCAAGGCGGCCGCCCGGTGGATCCGGCCGCTGGTGCCCCCGTTCGTGGCGCGGGTCATCGACAACACGACCCAGCCGCTGCGGACCGCCCGGCAGGTGTTCGAGGAGGTCGAGGAGATTGCGTTCTCGCTCAAGCGGACCCGCAAAGTGACGATGAACACCGAGAGCTCCGACGGCGGAGGCCAGCAGCAACCGCCGCAGCCGCCGCAGCAGCCCCTGCAGGCCCCGGCACCCACGGCTACCGGCCCCGGCATCCACCGGATCGATTCATCGCGTGGTCGGGCGGCTCACCCGGGTTACGACGACGACTACGCTCAGGTCCGCGGCCGCCATCAACAGCCTTCGCTCGATCAGGTATCCACACCGGACATGGCCGGGCTGTCGGTCGGGACCTCGGGTTCGGAGGGTCGGCGCGAGCTGGTCGAGCGGGAAGGGCCGCGTGAGCTTCGTGGGCCAGAAGGTCCCCGCCAACTACCGCCGGCCAAGTAG
- a CDS encoding molybdopterin-dependent oxidoreductase, with translation MSDGQLGVDYAREVHSADDVVDVESYGGGFDLTRRATAPRLRVGRDKWFNLLWLIPIGFFVMLAGVAIGKGLHHMPAVQSFIERYPGTDPSSGAVGRPAWIGWTHFFNLFMMTFIIRSGIQILCDHPRLYFSRNATPGKDEWLRVGPPVPDDPLWTANADTVALPPQFGLPGFRHSIGLARWWHLGVDVLWLINGAVFYVLLFTTGQWRHLVPTSWDVFPHAASVAIQYASLQWPTDNGWVAYNGLQLLAYFTTVFIAAPAAVITGLGMSPALSQRVHWLSKRVSIQHARSLHFLVLVYFLFFILTHVTMVFATEALRNLNHMFAARDDNGWAGFAVFCVAMVIVAIGWVAATPFTIRHPRVVQRVGYALVGPFQRALERLNPKPGAFTEKDISPYHWRNGRLPETVEYKELEKNDFADWRLRVYGLVENPTAFSLDDLRALPYHDQITQHFCIQAWSGVAKWGGVSMQTIMDIVKPRPEAKWVVFYSMGLGATGGIYYNAHPIEQMTHHMSMLAYDMNGEPLPYLHGRPLRLRNELQHGFKQVKWIKGIEFVAHYSEIGSGYGGYSEDHKFFGRHQTL, from the coding sequence ATGTCGGATGGACAACTGGGGGTGGACTACGCACGCGAGGTGCACTCTGCCGACGATGTCGTCGACGTCGAGTCCTACGGTGGCGGCTTCGATCTCACCCGCCGCGCGACCGCGCCCCGATTACGGGTCGGCCGGGACAAGTGGTTCAACCTGCTGTGGCTGATACCGATCGGCTTCTTCGTGATGCTGGCCGGCGTCGCGATCGGCAAGGGCCTGCACCACATGCCGGCGGTGCAGTCGTTCATCGAACGCTATCCTGGCACCGATCCGAGTTCGGGCGCCGTCGGACGGCCGGCGTGGATCGGGTGGACCCACTTCTTCAATCTCTTCATGATGACGTTCATCATCCGTTCCGGCATTCAGATCCTCTGCGATCACCCGCGGCTCTACTTCAGCCGCAACGCCACGCCGGGCAAGGACGAGTGGCTGCGGGTGGGACCGCCGGTGCCAGACGATCCGTTGTGGACCGCCAACGCCGATACCGTTGCTCTCCCACCGCAATTCGGGCTGCCGGGATTCCGCCATTCGATCGGCTTGGCCCGGTGGTGGCATCTCGGTGTCGACGTGTTGTGGTTGATCAACGGTGCGGTCTTCTACGTGCTGCTGTTCACCACCGGACAATGGCGCCACCTCGTGCCGACCAGCTGGGATGTGTTTCCCCACGCCGCATCCGTGGCCATTCAATACGCGTCCCTGCAGTGGCCTACCGACAACGGCTGGGTCGCGTACAACGGGCTGCAATTGCTCGCCTACTTCACCACCGTATTCATTGCTGCACCCGCCGCTGTGATCACCGGACTCGGCATGTCTCCGGCACTCTCGCAACGGGTGCACTGGCTCAGCAAGAGAGTGAGTATCCAGCACGCCCGCTCTCTGCACTTCTTGGTGCTGGTGTACTTCCTGTTCTTCATCCTCACCCACGTGACGATGGTTTTCGCCACCGAAGCCCTACGCAACCTCAACCACATGTTCGCGGCGCGAGACGACAACGGCTGGGCCGGTTTCGCCGTCTTCTGCGTCGCGATGGTCATCGTGGCGATCGGATGGGTTGCCGCCACTCCGTTCACCATTCGCCACCCGCGCGTAGTGCAGCGCGTCGGGTATGCGCTGGTCGGTCCGTTCCAGCGCGCGCTGGAGCGCCTCAATCCCAAGCCCGGCGCCTTCACCGAGAAGGACATCTCGCCGTATCACTGGCGAAACGGGCGGCTGCCGGAGACGGTCGAGTATAAAGAGCTGGAAAAGAACGACTTCGCGGATTGGCGGCTGCGGGTCTACGGCCTGGTCGAGAACCCGACCGCGTTCTCCCTCGACGATCTGCGCGCACTGCCCTACCACGACCAGATCACGCAGCACTTCTGCATCCAGGCCTGGTCGGGGGTGGCCAAGTGGGGTGGCGTGTCGATGCAGACCATCATGGACATCGTCAAGCCGCGACCGGAGGCGAAGTGGGTGGTCTTCTACTCGATGGGATTGGGCGCGACTGGCGGCATTTATTACAACGCGCATCCGATCGAGCAGATGACGCACCACATGAGCATGCTCGCCTACGACATGAACGGCGAGCCGCTGCCCTACCTGCACGGCCGGCCGCTACGGCTGCGTAACGAGCTGCAGCACGGGTTCAAGCAGGTCAAGTGGATCAAAGGCATCGAGTTCGTCGCCCACTACTCCGAAATTGGCAGTGGATACGGGGGCTACAGCGAAGACCACAAGTTCTTCGGGCGCCACCAGACGCTGTGA
- a CDS encoding type II toxin-antitoxin system Rv0910 family toxin: MAKVEVSTTSEVGPEAAWKLASDLPRFDEWMTIFGGWRSEVPATIEEGTCVASLIKVKGFRNVIYWEVTHYDEPKSIELRGRGRGGVRITVAMAVTPTDRGSDFRLSAELSGGVLGGPVGRLVARILRSDVKKSVENLAELR, translated from the coding sequence TTGGCAAAGGTTGAGGTTTCGACCACCTCGGAGGTGGGCCCGGAAGCCGCGTGGAAGCTGGCATCGGACCTACCGCGATTCGACGAATGGATGACGATCTTCGGTGGCTGGCGCAGCGAGGTTCCCGCCACGATCGAAGAGGGCACCTGTGTCGCATCGCTGATCAAGGTGAAGGGTTTTCGCAACGTCATCTACTGGGAAGTGACGCACTACGACGAGCCGAAATCGATCGAACTGAGGGGCCGTGGCCGTGGCGGAGTCCGCATCACGGTCGCGATGGCTGTGACACCGACCGACCGGGGGTCGGACTTCCGGCTCAGTGCCGAGCTGTCGGGCGGAGTGCTGGGCGGGCCGGTGGGACGTCTGGTCGCCCGGATTCTGCGATCCGACGTCAAGAAGTCCGTCGAGAACCTGGCCGAATTGCGCTGA
- a CDS encoding LapA family protein, with translation MTQTRHLPRATRELEDFEDAAERGPVIVVMAGVVLAFVVSLAAFAFGQVGVGVSIASGGMLVFGAGLSWLSMERRRVRDVEREALLHNSQN, from the coding sequence ATGACCCAGACCAGGCACCTGCCTCGCGCCACGCGCGAGCTTGAGGACTTCGAAGACGCAGCCGAGCGTGGACCCGTCATTGTGGTGATGGCCGGAGTTGTCCTTGCGTTCGTGGTTTCGTTGGCGGCGTTCGCCTTTGGGCAGGTGGGTGTGGGTGTCTCGATAGCCAGCGGTGGAATGCTGGTTTTCGGCGCCGGTCTGTCGTGGCTGAGCATGGAGCGCCGGCGCGTTCGGGACGTGGAACGTGAAGCCCTACTGCATAATTCGCAGAACTGA
- a CDS encoding nuclear transport factor 2 family protein codes for MLIDRDALSDLVHRYAAFVDDRQFDSVAMLFTDTAELVVADPPATMEPVHAHRGRDAIAAAVAAVARVARTEHAIVGEVYDDGPRPDLARGRITGIAHHWSRRSIGDDGTEIVDVVWHLRYDDKYQLTDAGWRISRRELTVNAIEARPVRRMRPPG; via the coding sequence ATGCTGATCGATCGGGATGCCCTCAGCGATCTGGTGCACCGGTATGCGGCTTTCGTCGATGATCGCCAGTTCGATTCGGTGGCAATGTTGTTCACCGACACCGCGGAGCTGGTGGTGGCTGACCCCCCGGCCACGATGGAGCCGGTGCACGCGCACCGGGGCCGCGACGCCATCGCGGCGGCGGTGGCCGCGGTAGCCCGGGTCGCCCGCACCGAGCATGCCATCGTCGGCGAGGTGTATGACGATGGACCGCGACCGGATCTCGCCCGTGGACGCATCACCGGCATCGCCCACCACTGGAGTCGCCGCTCGATCGGCGACGACGGGACCGAAATCGTCGATGTTGTCTGGCATCTGCGCTACGACGACAAGTACCAGCTGACCGACGCAGGTTGGCGAATCAGCCGCCGCGAACTCACCGTCAATGCGATCGAAGCGCGGCCGGTCCGCCGGATGCGACCGCCCGGATAA
- the malQ gene encoding 4-alpha-glucanotransferase: MTELAPSLVELARRLGIATSYQDWSGRQVSVPESTLVAVLGALGVSATTEQDRNAALLAHLRSYWARSLPPTIVVRAGTQPRFWVHVTHGAPAEVWLQLEDGTELSGPESGIVQVDNFTPPFDLDGRQIGEASFLLPADLPLGYHRIQLRSGEDRATAALIVTPDWLGLPERLGTRRGWGLATQLYSMQSRQSWGIGDLTDLGDLALWSAWAHGADYLLVNPLHAACLPGPGAGGGRIEPSPYLPTSRRFVNPLYLRVEAIAEYADLPKRGRVRELRDRVQRRAARSDVIDRDGAWAAKCAALKLVYAVPRSAGRELAYAAFRAREGRALDDFATWCALADKHGSDWYRWPKSVRHPDAPGVAAFAAKNATAVDFHRWLQWQLDEQLAAAQSQATRAGMALGIMHDLAVGVHPTGADAWSLQDALALGVTAGAPPDEFNQLGQDWSQPPWRPDRLDELEYSPFRALIQAVLRHAGGVRIDHIIGLFRLWWIPEGRPPTEGTYVRYDHEAMIGIVALEARRAGAVVVGEDLGTVEPWVRDYLLLRGLLGTSILWFEKDDATGAPLPAERWREYCLSSVTTHDLPPTAGYLAGDHVQLRESLGLLTRPAEAEQEAAACERAAWLAELRRVGMLGDGEESPEQLILAFHRYLGRTPSRLLGVALTDAVGDRRTQNQPGTTDEHPNWRVPLTGPDGRPMLLEAVFSDPRVARLLDAVREVTTPAHSC, from the coding sequence ATGACCGAGCTTGCGCCGTCGCTTGTCGAACTCGCCCGCCGGCTCGGAATCGCCACCAGCTATCAGGACTGGAGCGGGCGGCAGGTGTCCGTCCCGGAATCCACCCTGGTCGCCGTTCTCGGCGCGCTCGGCGTCTCCGCAACTACCGAACAGGACCGAAACGCGGCCCTGCTCGCACATCTGCGCTCTTACTGGGCCCGATCGCTGCCGCCGACCATCGTCGTGCGCGCCGGGACCCAACCGCGGTTCTGGGTGCACGTGACACACGGCGCTCCGGCCGAGGTGTGGCTGCAGCTCGAGGACGGAACGGAACTCAGCGGCCCGGAAAGCGGCATTGTGCAAGTGGACAACTTCACCCCGCCGTTCGATCTGGACGGACGCCAGATCGGCGAGGCCAGCTTTCTGCTGCCGGCCGACCTGCCGCTTGGTTACCACCGCATACAGCTACGATCCGGCGAGGATCGAGCCACCGCCGCGCTGATCGTCACGCCGGACTGGCTCGGGTTGCCGGAGCGGCTCGGAACGCGCCGCGGCTGGGGATTGGCCACTCAGCTCTACAGCATGCAGTCACGGCAATCCTGGGGCATCGGCGACCTGACCGACCTCGGTGATCTCGCCCTCTGGTCGGCATGGGCGCACGGCGCCGACTACCTGCTGGTCAACCCGCTGCACGCGGCGTGCCTGCCGGGCCCCGGGGCCGGCGGCGGGCGGATTGAACCGTCGCCGTACCTGCCGACCTCGCGGCGCTTCGTCAACCCGCTCTATTTGCGGGTGGAGGCTATTGCGGAGTACGCGGACCTACCCAAGCGCGGCCGGGTCCGGGAGTTGCGCGACCGCGTGCAGCGGCGAGCCGCACGATCGGACGTCATCGATCGCGACGGCGCCTGGGCCGCCAAATGCGCGGCTCTCAAGCTCGTCTACGCGGTGCCGCGATCGGCCGGACGGGAGTTGGCCTACGCCGCCTTCCGCGCACGGGAGGGCCGCGCCCTGGACGACTTCGCCACCTGGTGCGCCCTGGCCGACAAGCACGGCAGCGATTGGTATCGGTGGCCGAAATCGGTGCGACATCCCGACGCACCGGGTGTCGCCGCCTTTGCCGCCAAGAACGCGACGGCCGTCGACTTCCACCGCTGGCTGCAGTGGCAGCTGGATGAGCAGCTCGCCGCGGCGCAATCGCAGGCCACCCGCGCCGGTATGGCGCTGGGCATCATGCATGACCTGGCCGTCGGCGTGCATCCGACCGGCGCCGACGCGTGGTCGTTGCAGGACGCGCTGGCGCTCGGAGTGACCGCCGGGGCGCCCCCGGACGAGTTCAACCAGCTGGGCCAGGACTGGTCGCAGCCGCCGTGGCGGCCAGACCGGCTCGACGAGCTGGAGTACAGCCCGTTTCGCGCGCTGATCCAGGCGGTGCTGCGGCATGCCGGCGGGGTTCGGATCGACCACATCATCGGGCTGTTCCGGTTGTGGTGGATCCCCGAGGGCCGGCCGCCGACCGAGGGCACCTACGTCAGGTACGACCATGAGGCGATGATCGGGATCGTTGCCCTGGAAGCCCGACGAGCGGGAGCCGTGGTGGTCGGTGAGGATCTGGGCACCGTCGAACCGTGGGTGCGGGACTACCTACTCTTGCGTGGCCTGTTGGGCACCTCGATTCTGTGGTTTGAGAAGGATGACGCAACGGGCGCGCCGCTGCCCGCCGAGCGCTGGCGGGAATACTGCCTGTCCTCGGTCACCACCCACGACCTGCCGCCGACGGCCGGTTACCTGGCCGGCGATCACGTCCAGTTGCGGGAATCTCTGGGTTTGTTGACCCGGCCTGCCGAGGCCGAGCAGGAGGCGGCCGCCTGCGAACGGGCTGCCTGGCTGGCGGAGTTGCGGAGGGTAGGCATGCTCGGCGACGGCGAGGAAAGCCCCGAGCAACTGATTCTGGCGTTCCACCGATACCTCGGGCGGACGCCGTCGCGGCTGTTGGGCGTGGCGCTGACCGACGCAGTCGGTGACCGGCGCACCCAGAATCAGCCGGGAACCACCGACGAGCACCCGAACTGGCGGGTTCCGCTGACCGGGCCGGATGGGCGCCCGATGCTGCTGGAAGCGGTATTTAGCGATCCCCGCGTCGCCAGGCTGCTCGACGCGGTGCGCGAGGTGACCACGCCGGCACACTCATGCTGA
- the eccB gene encoding type VII secretion protein EccB, with protein MAEHSRGQRGSGYGLGLSTRTQVTGYQFLARRTAMALTRWRVRMEIEPGRRQTLAVIASVSASLVICLGALLYSFLSPAGQINESPIIADRDSGALYVKVGDRLYPALNLASARLITGRPDNPHLVKGSQIANMPHGPLVGIPGAPTEFAPKSPSTSSWLVCDTVGGTSGPSGMPSPAGVTVTVIDGTPDMSGHRRILNGSDAVVLSYGGNTWVIREGRRSKIDGTDRAVLLPLGLTPEQVSQARPMSHALYDALPVGPELLVPEVPKAGAPATFQGAPGPVGTILVTPQISGPQQYSLVLEDGVQTLPPLVAQILQNAGRPGNTKPVTVEPSALAKMPVVNRLDLSAYPNDPLNVLDIRENPSTCWWWERTNGENRARVQVVSGPTIPIKSSEMKNVVSLVKADVTGREADQVYFGPNYANFVAVTGNNPGAQTAESLWWLTNAGARFGVDDTKEARDALGLTLQPSMAPWVALRLLPQGPTLSRADALVEHDTLPMDMTPAELVVPK; from the coding sequence GTGGCTGAACATAGCCGCGGGCAACGGGGGTCCGGCTACGGCCTCGGGTTGTCGACGCGCACCCAGGTGACGGGCTATCAGTTCCTGGCCCGCCGTACCGCGATGGCGTTGACCCGGTGGCGGGTCCGGATGGAGATCGAGCCGGGCCGTCGCCAGACCTTGGCCGTCATCGCGTCGGTTTCCGCTTCTCTGGTCATCTGCCTGGGCGCCCTGCTGTACTCCTTCCTGAGCCCGGCCGGTCAGATCAACGAATCCCCGATCATCGCCGACCGTGACTCCGGTGCGCTGTACGTCAAGGTGGGGGACCGCCTCTACCCGGCGCTGAACCTCGCGTCCGCCCGGCTGATCACTGGGCGGCCCGACAATCCGCACCTGGTCAAGGGAAGCCAGATCGCCAACATGCCGCACGGGCCGCTGGTCGGCATCCCCGGGGCTCCCACCGAGTTCGCGCCGAAGAGTCCGTCCACCTCGTCGTGGCTGGTGTGTGACACCGTCGGCGGCACGTCGGGCCCGTCGGGCATGCCGTCGCCCGCGGGAGTCACGGTGACCGTCATCGACGGCACCCCGGACATGAGCGGCCACCGCCGGATCCTCAACGGATCGGACGCCGTGGTGCTGAGCTACGGCGGCAACACCTGGGTCATCCGCGAGGGGCGCCGGTCGAAGATCGACGGCACCGACCGCGCTGTGTTGTTGCCGCTGGGCCTGACGCCGGAGCAGGTCAGCCAGGCGCGCCCGATGAGCCACGCGCTGTACGACGCGTTGCCCGTCGGACCTGAGCTGCTGGTTCCAGAAGTGCCCAAAGCGGGCGCCCCGGCGACCTTTCAGGGCGCACCTGGCCCGGTCGGCACCATCCTGGTGACGCCGCAGATCAGTGGGCCGCAACAGTATTCGCTGGTGTTGGAGGACGGCGTCCAGACCCTGCCGCCGCTGGTCGCCCAGATCCTGCAGAACGCGGGGCGCCCCGGCAACACCAAACCGGTGACCGTGGAACCGTCCGCGTTGGCCAAGATGCCGGTGGTCAACCGGTTGGACCTGTCGGCGTATCCGAACGACCCGTTGAACGTGCTGGACATCAGGGAGAACCCCTCGACCTGCTGGTGGTGGGAGCGGACCAACGGAGAGAACCGGGCCCGCGTCCAGGTGGTCTCCGGTCCGACCATCCCGATCAAATCCAGCGAAATGAAGAATGTGGTCAGCCTGGTCAAAGCAGACGTCACCGGTCGCGAGGCCGACCAGGTCTACTTCGGCCCCAACTACGCGAATTTCGTGGCAGTCACGGGCAACAACCCGGGCGCCCAAACCGCAGAGTCACTGTGGTGGCTGACCAACGCCGGCGCGCGCTTCGGAGTCGATGACACCAAGGAAGCCCGCGACGCGCTCGGTTTGACGCTGCAACCCAGCATGGCGCCGTGGGTGGCGCTGCGGTTGTTGCCGCAAGGTCCGACCTTGTCTCGTGCCGACGCCCTCGTCGAGCACGACACGCTCCCGATGGACATGACCCCTGCAGAGTTGGTGGTACCGAAGTGA